A single region of the Triticum dicoccoides isolate Atlit2015 ecotype Zavitan chromosome 2B, WEW_v2.0, whole genome shotgun sequence genome encodes:
- the LOC119365144 gene encoding xyloglucan galactosyltransferase XLT2-like, whose translation MAGIYRPEPQNPTARRQRLVSILLGAFFAFQLLLFVAFRSSPPSKPAPTASAISSSVPEPPSRGTEDSGCGGGLVYVYDLPAVFNEDLLAMCDTLMPMYSVCPYLANDGLGFPAEGTSLSTILPAELLGSWHSSDQFALEHIVHRRLLSHRCRTTDPARAAAFFVPFYAGLAVGRHLWSANATDADRDRDCVALLSWLHAQPYYKRSNGWDHFLALGRITWDFRRSPSGGWGGSFLAMPGVANVTRLVIEREPWDAMDVGIPYPTGFHPRTAADARAWQQHVTSVPRPRLFAFAGAPRSAIKGDFRALLLNDCQAAGAECGALDCAEGKCIKDNALVLELFMGARFCVQPRGDSFTRRSLFDCMVAGAVPVLFWRRTAYLQYHWYLPTEDGQEGEWSVFIDRDELRAGNVTVRGVLAAIPEARVRQMKERVVEMIPRLVYSAADKDGLGGGMKDAMDVMIDGMLRRVAEQRRNWRRT comes from the coding sequence ATGGCCGGGATATACCGTCCCGAGCCGCAGAACCCCACCGCGCGCCGCCAGCGCCTCGTATCAATCCTCCTCGGCGCCTTCTTCGCCTTCCAGCTCCTCCTCTTCGTCGCCTTTCGCTCCTCGCCGCCCTCCAAGCCCGCCCCGACCGCATCCGCAATCTCCTCTTCCGTACCGGAGCCGCCCAGCCGCGGCACCGAGGACTCCGGGTGCGGGGGTGGGCTCGTGTACGTCTAcgacctccccgccgtcttcaACGAGGATCTGCTCGCCATGTGTGATACGCTGATGCCGATGTACTCGGTTTGCCCCTACCTCGCTAACGACGGGCTCGGGTTCCCGGCGGAAGGGACCAGCTTGTCGACGATCCTGCCGGCCGAGCTTCTTGGGTCGTGGCACTCCTCCGACCAGTTCGCGCTCGAGCACATCGTCCACCGCCGCCTGCTCTCGCACCGGTGCCGGACCACCGATCCGGCGCGCGCTGCGGCGTTCTTCGTGCCGTTCTACGCGGGGCTGGCCGTCGGCCGCCACCTGTGGTCGGCGAACGCCACGGACGCCGACCGGGACAGGGACTGCGTCGCTCTGCTTTCGTGGCTCCACGCGCAACCGTACTACAAGCGGTCCAATGGCTGGGACCACTTCCTCGCGCTGGGCCGCATTACCTGGGACTTCCGCCGCAGTCCGAGCGGCGGGTGGGGCGGCAGCTTCCTCGCCATGCCCGGGGTCGCCAACGTCACCCGCCTCGTCATCGAGCGCGAGCCATGGGACGCCATGGACGTCGGCATACCGTACCCGACCGGATTCCACCCGCGCACCGCGGCCGACGCGCGCGCGTGGCAGCAGCACGTCACGTCAGTCCCGCGCCCCAGGCTGTTCGCCTTCGCCGGCGCGCCGCGGTCGGCCATCAAGGGCGACTTCCGCGCGTTGCTGCTCAACGATTGCCAGGCCGCGGGGGCCGAGTGCGGCGCGCTGGACTGCGCCGAGGGCAAGTGCATCAAGGACAACGCGCTCGTCCTGGAGCTGTTCATGGGCGCGCGGTTCTGCGTGCAGCCGCGCGGGGACAGCTTCACGCGCCGCTCGCTGTTCGACTGCATGGTGGCCGGGGCCGTGCCGGTGCTGTTCTGGCGGCGGACCGCGTACCTTCAGTACCACTGGTATCTGCCGACTGAAGACGGCCAAGAAGGGGAGTGGTCTGTCTTCATTGATCGCGACGAGCTGCGCGCCGGTAATGTGACCGTGCGCGGCGTGCTGGCGGCCATCCCAGAGGCGCGGGTGCGGCAGATGAAGGAGCGCGTGGTGGAGATGATACCGCGGTTGGTTTACTCCGCCGCGGACAAGGATGGGCTCGGCGGCGGCATGAAGGACGCCATGGACGTCATGATCGACGGCATGCTGCGGCGGGTCGCTGAGCAGCGGCGGAATTGGAGGAGGACGTGA